Proteins encoded within one genomic window of Episyrphus balteatus chromosome 1, idEpiBalt1.1, whole genome shotgun sequence:
- the LOC129907454 gene encoding enolase-phosphatase E1, producing the protein MDEDINMPESSSFGGDNEQENTHEEGAVSNPATSDDHDDAAAATTHTDAVDNGGDGGDEEEEDNTNMSADDGAVEMLQEHVYSNDDEEEGAADDTSKIGLAPEPNIDENTILLPVAGENGFSGEETAIGFNASDFLQEEEDVIDPMATLASRREEKIISQVPKKRRIPDAVRYDDDDDDSPERNQKRRGRKPGTKVINGQVIYPSDKHGGDSSKRGTPRTTTLSAKSTLPKFTPKPVKGAKVSLGQVDENQCRVCTTTKDLVSIFKKEYQKTYAEKLMAICPLVNIQRKDFLPQFICKICLSSVNAAFALKGQCEQTDAELRVVLETSIKKTRKVTNYALDSDPEDIPDAPQDQDFNLSDASPPSAEETDSDVPLLKKRPRRGSRKSRSSKIKSEKTEKKLKSPAIKKESPLKKAIKPDPDLNDSKNSELDGDPTAPSGAAAGDFSSGSEENYSPPKRRRGKGKKSKSSEDRPPVNLTCNVCNETLNSREELRDHKKQNHSSFDCELCGRKFKMQSSLKTHMEKHTSLKILNCEPCNMHFPNKTERRRHMQEAHKDTVAQFSCEKCKRAFTSETRLQKHTESNCPGFDTSQKKRGDLESLSMGKDLFKCVAPLTTTYWSDSFSD; encoded by the exons ATGGATGAAGATATTAATATGCCAGAGTCTTCGTCATTCGGAGGAGACAACGAACAAGAAAACACCCATGAAGAAGGTGCTGTCAGTAATCCCGCCACCAGCGACGACCATGACGACGCTGCTGCTGCTACAACTCACACCGATGCCGTTGATAATGGCGGCGATGGTGGTGATGAGGAGGAAGAGGATAACACAAATATGAGCGCCGATGATGGCGCTGTGGAAATGTTGCAAGAACATGTTTATAGTAACGACGACGAGGAAGAAGGCGCCGCCGATGACACGTCCAAAATCGGTTTAGCGCCAGAACCGAATATCGACGAGAATACAATCTTGTTGCCAGTAGCTGGAGAGAATGGCTTCTCCGGGGAAGAGACAGCAATCGGCTTTAATGCAAGTGACTTTCTACAG GAAGAAGAAGATGTCATAGATCCGATGGCAACGTTGGCAAGTCGTCGGGAGGAGAAAATCATCTCCCAGGTGCCGAAAAAGCGACGAATCCCCGACGCTGTGAGatatgacgacgacgacgatgattcGCCTGAGCGGAACCAGAAACGTCGTGGAAGGAAGCCCGGAACAAAGGTCATAAATGGACAAGTCATCTACCCATCCGACAAGCATGGAGGAGATTCCTCAAAGAGAGGAACTCCCAGAACGACGACACTATCCGCCAAATCGACTTTACCCAAATTCACCCCGAAGCCAGTTAAAGGAGCAAAGGTTTCTTTGGGTCAAGTGGATGAAAATCAATGCCGAGTCTGTACGACAACTAAAGACCTGGTGAGCATCTTCAAGAAGGAATACCAGAAGACCTATGCCGAGAAGTTGATGGCTATTTGTCCGCTGGTTAACATCCAGCGAAAGGACTTTTTGCCGCAGTTTATTTGTAAGATCTGTTTAAGCAGTGTCAATGCTGCCTTTGCTCTGAAGGGTCAATGCGAGCAGACAGACGCAGAGTTGCGAGTGGTGCTGGAAACATCGATCAAAAAGACCAGAAAAGTAACGAACTATGCGCTAGATAGTGATCCGGAAGACATTCCTGATGCCCCGCAAGACCAGGACTTTAACTTGTCCGATGCTTCGCCACCTTCAGCCGAAGAAACGGATTCCGATGTTCCATTATTGAAGAAACGACCTCGTCGTGGTTCACGGAAGTCGAGGTCAAGCAAGATCAAGTCCGAGAAGACGGAAAAGAAGTTGAAGTCACCGGCAATTAAGAAGGAATCGCCTCTAAAGAAGGCCATTAAACCAGATCCGGACTTGAACGATAGCAAGAATTCAGAACTGGATGGAGATCCGACAGCACCGTCTGGCGCTGCAGCTGGAGACTTTAGCAGCGGCAGTGAGGAGAACTACTCACCTCCCAAACGACGACGTGGAAAGGGAAAGAAATCAAAGTCATCTGAAGACAGACCACCCGTAAATCTGACATGCAACGTTTGCAATGAGACCCTTAACTCTCGGGAAGAACTGAGGGACCACAAAAAGCAAAATCATTCCAGCTTTGATTGTGAGTTGTGTGGCCGGAAGTTTAAGATGCAGAGCAGTCTAAAGACCCACATGGAAAAGCACACGAGCTTGAAGATTCTCAATTGTGAGCCATGCAATATGCACTTTCCCAACAAGACTGAACGTCGAAGACACATGCAGGAAGCGCACAAGGACACTGTTGCACAGTTTAGTTGTGAGAAGTGCAAGAGGGCATTTACCAGTGAGACACGGTTGCAAAAGCATACCGAATCGAATTGTCCTGGATTCGATACATCACAGAAGAAACGAGGTGATTTGGAATCACTGTCAATGGGCAAGGATTTGTTTAAATGTGTGGCACCACTTACGACGACTTATTGGAGTGATAGTTTCTCTGATTAA